Genomic DNA from Rhodothermales bacterium:
TCCTTCAGCTGACGAGCCTTCTCCTCCAGCTCGACCTCCGCCTGGAGGCGCCATTCGATCTCGTCGAGCAGCTTGACGTTGGCTTCCGAGAGCGCATCGCGGGACTCCCTCAGAACACGGGTCCAGTGCATCATGGTGTGATAGCCGAACACGCCGGTCGCCCCAATCAGCAGGAGCGTCACCCAGTGGACGAGGGAAAGGCCCTCGAACGCCTCCGAGATCTTCTCCAGGAACACCGGATCCTGTGCCGAAAGCGTCTCCATGGCCGCATCCAGGCGGGCCAGGCTGAAGTTGCGAACCAGAATGACGTAGCCGAACAGCGCCCCGATGATGACGCCGAACGCCAGACGCAACCTGGTTGAGGACAGCGCATCCTGCAACTCCCGGCCCAGTCCGTTGCGAGCCTTCCAGTCTTCGACTCTCGGTCCGAGCAGGGCAAAGAGGGGCGCGTTGAAGAGCATGGTCTGCAGGAAACCGCCCAGCCACCAGCCCTGCCATACAGGGAAGAGGTCATTGAGGCCAACGTTGTTCGTATAGCCCCAGACAAAGGACCCTGCCGAGCCTACCAGGCTCGCGGCGAACGCGGTCAGCGTGAAGAAAGCAAGCGAGGAGGCAGACCTCAGGTCCGTCCGGACCGGAACGGCCCGGTAGGCCATGAAAAAGACCCCCAGGCCCAGGGGGTTGGCAAAGGCAAACAGGAACGTCCAGCCCAGGGGCACTCCGCCCACCAGAGCGACAATGGCCGTGGAGAGATAGGCCGGAATCGCCGCCCAGAAATAACCCAACCAGATCACGCATGCTGTCGCGAACAGCATCGGGATGTAGACCGTGACGAATACCTCGCCGCCTGCGAGCGGGATGCCGGTCCACTCCAGGAGTCGGGTAATGACTCCAGAGGGCACGAAAACGACCGCAAGCACCAACCAAACGACGGCCACGCGGCGAGCGGCCGGAGACACCTCGGTCAGGGTGCCCGGAAAAGGAAGCGGCCGGTAGGATCGGGCAACGTCCTGGCCCGCCGCACCGTCAGCTTTCGGAGCGATTGTCTTCAGGTGGGTCGGAATACGAAGCGCTGGTTCGCTAAACCTTCACACGGTTCCACGAAGGGCGCGCGCCGATGATCCGACCACCGAAAAAAAGCCTGCTCGCCTCATTCAAGGGCCACTCAGCGCGTCCTTTTCCGGACTAAGCGCCCTGCAACTCGGCGGCCACCGCCTGAACTTCATCCAGCACCCGCAGCAGATTGCCACTCCAGAGTTTCCCGATCTCCTCCTCGGTATAGCCCCGGCGCACGAGTTCGAGCGTGACGTTGAACGTCTCGGACGCGTCGTTCCATCCCTTGACGCCGCCACCCCCATCGAAGTCGGAGGAGATGCCCACATGGTCGACGCCGATGGTTTCGACCAGATAGTCAATGTGGTCCACGAAGTCGGACACATCGACCGGCGCGGCATCGACGCTCTCCATACGCTCCTCCGCCGCCTCCATCACCGGCGCGACGCGAGCCATATACGCCTCCCGGTCCGCCGCAGGCATCGTGAACAGCGCTCGCCGTTCGACAATCAGCTCGATGCCCATCTCCTCTGCGACGACCGCGCGCACGGAGTCTGCTGCCAGTCGATACAGCCGGTCCTTCTCGGAGTCCACATAGCTGCGAAATGCAACGGTGTGAATGACACCTCCATTCTCCTTGAGGGCCATCAGCTGCTCATCGTCCATATTCCTGCTCACTCCGCTGAGTGCTCTGGCCGATGAGTGCGAAGCCATCACGGGAGCGACGGACAGACGCATGGTCTCCATGTTCGCTTCCTTCGAGGGGTGAGACAGGTCGATCATGATGCCGACCCGGTTCATCTCGGCAACCGCTTCGCGGCCGAGATCGCTCAGGCCGTTGTGCAACCAGACGTCGTCGCGCTCTCCGGTGTTTGAGTCGGAAAGCTGACTGTGTCCGTTGTGAGCCAGGGACATGTACCGGGCACCACGCTCCTGGAATTCTTCGATGCGGCTCAGGTCCGTGCCCACCGGATAGGCATTCTCGACCCCGATCATGGCCACCAGCTTGCCTTCTCCGGCGATGCGTCGAACGTCATCGCTGGTGTACGCAAGTTCAATCTGCTCCGGAGCTTTCTCCTCGGCCAGCCAATGGATGGCGTCGAATTTCGAGATCGCGTTCTCATACGCGGCCGCGTAGCCCTCCTCCGAGAGCTCTCCCTGGCCCGTATAGACGATGAACCACGCCACGTCCAGTCCACCCTCTCGCATCTTGGGCAGGGTTACCTGGGTCTCCAGGTCCATCGTGTAGTTGCGCTCCTCGGTGAAGTTGCGCACGTTGATGTCGTCGTGCGTGTCGAGCGTGATGACACGCTCGTGAATGCCGCGGGCACGCTCGACCAGCGCGTCTTCAGATTCTGGGTTTTCGGATCCGGAGCAGGAGGTCAGTACGAGAGCAAGCGCCAGCAGCGCCAGCGACTGAACGCGACAAGAGGGGTTCATCACGAAATCGTCGGCAGGGGAAACGGGACGGAACCCGAAAGGTACAGTGAGACTCTTGACCCCGCACTGTTGACTTTCCGATTGCAATGATGCCTTTCAAGCCCCTCGCTGCGTTGTGCCTGATTCTGCTGCTCGCGACGTCTGCCTGCGCACAGGATCTGACCGACCCAGAGTTTTTGAGCGCCCGCCCGGTATTTGACGATGGGCAGGCCCAGGTCGTCGACGCGTTCGCCGATTCGGATACCTGGATTCGGGAGCAACTCTGGGTAGAAACCGAGTTCGACTCGGACGGTGACGGCACGCTGGACCGGGTGCACGTATCGGTGGTCCGACAGGCCCAGACCGATCTGAGTGACCTGCGGGTGCCGGTGATCTACGGGTCGAGCCCCTACTACTCGGGCACCTCGAACGACTACGACAACTTCTGGGACGTGCGGCACGAGTTGGGCGCCGAGCCGCCGGCCCGCACGCCCCTGCGAACACCGCAGCTCCGCACGCGGGACGGGATTTCCAACGGGTACGTGGAGGACTGGCTGCCGCGCGGCTTTGCCGTCGTGCACTCCGAATCACCGGGCACCGGTCTGTCTCAGGGCTGCCCCACGGTCGGTGGATTGAACGAATCGCTCGCGCCCAAGGCGGTGATTGACTGGCTCAACGGTCGCGCGAAAGGCTTCACGGCGCCGGTTGGGGGCGATGAGGTGGTTGCCGATTGGACAACCGGAAAGGTGGGCATGACGGGTACGTCGTACAACGGCACGCTGCCTCTGGCGGCCGCCACAACCGGCGTGGCGGGCCTGGAAGCAATCATCCCGGTGGCACCCAACACCTCTTACTACCACTACTACCGGTCCAACGGCCTGGTACGGCACCCGGGAGGCTACCTCGGCGAGGACATCGACGTGCTCTACGACTTCATCCACAGCCGGGACTCGGACCGCCGTGAGTACTGCGACGCAACCATTCGGGACGGTCTGTACGCTGAGAACCAGGATCGGGTGACAGGGGACTACAATGACTTCTGGGCCGGCAGAGACTACCTGAACGTCATCGACAACGTGCGGGCCGCCACGCTCATGGCGCACGCGTTCAACGACTGGAACGTCATGCCCGAGCACAGTGTGCGCATTGTGGAGGCGCTCAAGGAGCGCGGCGTGCCGGTGCAGCAGTACTACCACCAGGGAGGCCACGGCGGCCCCCCGCCCATGGCCATGATGAACCGCTGGTTCACTCGCTATCTGTACGATGTGCAGAACGGCGTCGAGCAGGATCCGAAAGCGTGGATCGTGCGCCAGGGGAACGACCGTCTGGAGCCGACTCCCTACGAGGACTATCCCAATCCGGAGGCGTCCCCCGTTTCCCTCTACCCCAATGCGGGCGGCCAGAGCATCGGCACGCTGACCTTGACGGCTCCAGGGGCCCAGGGGGTCGAAAGCCTGATTGACAATGTGTCCTTCGATGGGCAGGCCCTGGCTCGCGCCGAGTGGACGGAGCACAGACTGCTGTATGTCACTCCGGAACTGTCACAGGACGCCCACATCTCCGGCACCGCGTCCATCACCGTCAAGGTGGCCGCAGACAAGCCAGCGGCCAACCTCTCGATCTGGCTGGTGTCGCTGCCGTGGACCGAGGGAGGCCGCGCCAAGGGAGGCATCATCACCCGTGGATGGGCTGACCCACAGAATACCTCGCTTCGGGAGAGCTCTCCGCTCGTGCCGGGTGAGTACCGGGAGCTGACGTTTGATCTCCAGCCGGATGACCAGGTGATTCCGGCCGGACAACAGATCGGTTTGATGATCATGTCCAGCGACCGCGACTATACGCTGTGGCCCGAGCCGGGCACGTCGCTCTCCGTCGATCTCGACGCAACGAGTTTGTCGCTTCCGGTTGTCGGCGGCATGCTTTCGTTCAAGAACCCGGAGGGCACCAACTGATGGTGGCCGTTACCTCTACCATGCTGGCGCTCGGGACCCAGGCGCCGGACTTCCATCTCCCGGATACCAACGGCGACTGGCATCGCATGTCCCAGGCTGTCGGAGCACCGACGGTGGTCATGTTCATCTGCAATCATTGTCCGTTCGTGAAGCTGGTGGTAGACGAACTGGCCGCACTCGCTCGCGACTACGCCGCCCGGGGCGTCAGATTCTTTGCCATCAGCAGCAACGACATCGAGGCCTACCCGCAGGACGGCCCGGAGGCCATGAAAGCCGAAGCCGAGCGGCGCGGCTACACGTTCCCATATTTGCTCGACGAATCGCAGGACGTAGCCAAGAGCTACATGGCAGCCTGCACGCCGGATTTCTTCCTGTTCGACGCGGACCACCGGCTGGTGTACCGGGGGCAGTTGGACGACGCCCGTCCATCCAACGGGGTTCGACCCTCGGGCGCCGACCTGCGGGCCGCAGTCGATGCCGTGTTGGCGGGCAGGAGCCCATCGCCCGATCAAAAACCGGCCATGGGCTGCAACATCAAGTGGAAACCGGGTAACCACCCGAACTACTTCGGAGCATGATGCTGGCGGTCGGCCTTCCGTTTCTGAACGAGATGGTGGCGCTGTTCATCGCCGCCGTTGCCATCGCGTACCTCTGCTACCGGCTGCGGCTGGTGCCGATCGTCGGGTTCCTGATAGCCGGCGTGGTCATCGGGCCCAGTGCGCTTGGACTGGTTGCCAATCAGGAGTTGGTGGATATCCTGGCAGAAGTCGGGGTGATTCTGCTGCTGTTCACCATCGGCATGGAGTTCAGTCTGGAGGCTTTGAGCCGACTTCGGCGTGCCATCCTGGTGGCCGGCGGCCTGCAGGTTACGGTTACCATCGCGGTGGTTGCCGGGATTCTGGCGGCGCTCGGAGTGGGCTGGAATGCGGCCATCTTCACAGGCTGTCTCGTTGCGCTGAGCTCGACCGCGATTGTGCTGGGGCTGCTCAGCGAGCGTGACGAGACCGACACACCGGGAGGACGCATCTCCCTGGCGGTGCTGATCTTCCAGGACCTCGCTATCGTGGTCATGGTGCTGCTTGTCCCGATTCTTGCGGGCCAGGGCGGAGGGCCGAGTGAAGTCGCCATTGTGCTCGGCAAGGCGCTGCTGCTCATCGGCGCTGTGCTGCTGCTGGCCAGACGGGTGGTTCCGTGGATGCTGGAACACATCGCTCATACCCGGCGCCAGGAGATGTTTCTGCTCGCCGTGGTGGCTATCTGTTTCGGGACCACGGCGCTGTCGGCCGTGGCCGGCGTCAGCCTTGCTCTGGGGGCGTTTCTGGCAGGGCTGGTGGTGAGCGAAAGCCGCTATCGGGACCATGCGCTGAGTGAGATACTGCCTCTGCGCACCGTGTTCAATGCGGTGTTCTTTGCGTCGGTCGGCATGCTGCTCGACCTGAGATTCCTCATGGAGCATCCGTTCCTGGTGTTGGCCGCCGCCGGGGCCGTCATTCTGCTGAAGATGCTCATCACCGCCGGCAGCGTGCTGGCGCTGGGTTATCCGACTCGAATTGCCGTGATTGTAGGGGTCGCGCTGGCGCAGGTTGGCGAGTTTTCCTTTGTGCTCGAGCGCGCCGGACGGGAGGTTGGCCTTACACCCGCGGGCATGGGTGACACGGGTGCGCAGACCTTCATTGCAGCCACGGTGCTGCTCATGTTGTTGACGCCCTTCCAGGTCGGGGCGGCTCCGGGAATCGCAAGGCGCCTGACGAGCGATCCGGACGGACGAGGTGAGGCCGCCGACGAGCAGGATCGCCACGAGGACCACGTGGTCGTTGTCGGCTACGGGCACGCCGGCCGGCGCATTGTCAAGGTGCTTGCCGAGCGCCGCATTCCCTATGTGGTCGTCGAAATGAATCCCGAATCGGTGCGGGAAATGGAGGCGGAGGGCATTCCGGTCATTTTCGGGGACGCCTCCCGTCCCCATATCCTGGAAATCGCCGAGATCGAGAAGGCCAAGCTGTGCGTCCTGGTTACGAACGAGCCCAAGCTGTCTGCGCCGATCATCCGGCAGGCTCGCTACATGAATCCGACCCTGCAGATCATCTCCCGCACGCGCTACCTGTCTGACATGGAGTCGCTGCAGGCGGCAGGGGCGGACATCGTGGTGCCCGAAGAGATGGAAACCACGGTGCGCATTTTCTCTCATGTGCTGAGCGCATACATGATTCCGGCCGAAGAGATAGACCGGCAGATCCGCATGCTGAGGGCAGACGACTACGGCGTGATGCGCGGCAGCATTCAGGAGGCACATCTGATGGTGCTGCAGGGCCTGGATGAGGAGGGCATGCACACCCGTGCAGTGGCAGTTCGGGGCGGCGCCCCGGCGGTCGGACTGACGCTCATGGAACTCGCGCTCCGGCAGCGCTACGGCGTTACCGTGCTGGCCGTGCGCAGGGCCGGTCGCACCATCGCCAATCCGGCCGGCATCTTTGCCATCGATGAGGG
This window encodes:
- a CDS encoding thioredoxin family protein; amino-acid sequence: MVAVTSTMLALGTQAPDFHLPDTNGDWHRMSQAVGAPTVVMFICNHCPFVKLVVDELAALARDYAARGVRFFAISSNDIEAYPQDGPEAMKAEAERRGYTFPYLLDESQDVAKSYMAACTPDFFLFDADHRLVYRGQLDDARPSNGVRPSGADLRAAVDAVLAGRSPSPDQKPAMGCNIKWKPGNHPNYFGA
- a CDS encoding cation:proton antiporter; amino-acid sequence: MMLAVGLPFLNEMVALFIAAVAIAYLCYRLRLVPIVGFLIAGVVIGPSALGLVANQELVDILAEVGVILLLFTIGMEFSLEALSRLRRAILVAGGLQVTVTIAVVAGILAALGVGWNAAIFTGCLVALSSTAIVLGLLSERDETDTPGGRISLAVLIFQDLAIVVMVLLVPILAGQGGGPSEVAIVLGKALLLIGAVLLLARRVVPWMLEHIAHTRRQEMFLLAVVAICFGTTALSAVAGVSLALGAFLAGLVVSESRYRDHALSEILPLRTVFNAVFFASVGMLLDLRFLMEHPFLVLAAAGAVILLKMLITAGSVLALGYPTRIAVIVGVALAQVGEFSFVLERAGREVGLTPAGMGDTGAQTFIAATVLLMLLTPFQVGAAPGIARRLTSDPDGRGEAADEQDRHEDHVVVVGYGHAGRRIVKVLAERRIPYVVVEMNPESVREMEAEGIPVIFGDASRPHILEIAEIEKAKLCVLVTNEPKLSAPIIRQARYMNPTLQIISRTRYLSDMESLQAAGADIVVPEEMETTVRIFSHVLSAYMIPAEEIDRQIRMLRADDYGVMRGSIQEAHLMVLQGLDEEGMHTRAVAVRGGAPAVGLTLMELALRQRYGVTVLAVRRAGRTIANPAGIFAIDEGDRLVMVGTAEQFLECAELFREPVDA
- a CDS encoding Xaa-Pro dipeptidyl-peptidase; its protein translation is MMPFKPLAALCLILLLATSACAQDLTDPEFLSARPVFDDGQAQVVDAFADSDTWIREQLWVETEFDSDGDGTLDRVHVSVVRQAQTDLSDLRVPVIYGSSPYYSGTSNDYDNFWDVRHELGAEPPARTPLRTPQLRTRDGISNGYVEDWLPRGFAVVHSESPGTGLSQGCPTVGGLNESLAPKAVIDWLNGRAKGFTAPVGGDEVVADWTTGKVGMTGTSYNGTLPLAAATTGVAGLEAIIPVAPNTSYYHYYRSNGLVRHPGGYLGEDIDVLYDFIHSRDSDRREYCDATIRDGLYAENQDRVTGDYNDFWAGRDYLNVIDNVRAATLMAHAFNDWNVMPEHSVRIVEALKERGVPVQQYYHQGGHGGPPPMAMMNRWFTRYLYDVQNGVEQDPKAWIVRQGNDRLEPTPYEDYPNPEASPVSLYPNAGGQSIGTLTLTAPGAQGVESLIDNVSFDGQALARAEWTEHRLLYVTPELSQDAHISGTASITVKVAADKPAANLSIWLVSLPWTEGGRAKGGIITRGWADPQNTSLRESSPLVPGEYRELTFDLQPDDQVIPAGQQIGLMIMSSDRDYTLWPEPGTSLSVDLDATSLSLPVVGGMLSFKNPEGTN
- a CDS encoding dipeptidase; translated protein: MNPSCRVQSLALLALALVLTSCSGSENPESEDALVERARGIHERVITLDTHDDINVRNFTEERNYTMDLETQVTLPKMREGGLDVAWFIVYTGQGELSEEGYAAAYENAISKFDAIHWLAEEKAPEQIELAYTSDDVRRIAGEGKLVAMIGVENAYPVGTDLSRIEEFQERGARYMSLAHNGHSQLSDSNTGERDDVWLHNGLSDLGREAVAEMNRVGIMIDLSHPSKEANMETMRLSVAPVMASHSSARALSGVSRNMDDEQLMALKENGGVIHTVAFRSYVDSEKDRLYRLAADSVRAVVAEEMGIELIVERRALFTMPAADREAYMARVAPVMEAAEERMESVDAAPVDVSDFVDHIDYLVETIGVDHVGISSDFDGGGGVKGWNDASETFNVTLELVRRGYTEEEIGKLWSGNLLRVLDEVQAVAAELQGA